A single region of the Triticum dicoccoides isolate Atlit2015 ecotype Zavitan chromosome 2B, WEW_v2.0, whole genome shotgun sequence genome encodes:
- the LOC119367786 gene encoding transcription factor bHLH35-like isoform X1 has product MEADMDMSFDFSWETPNFFEAQVLELGVIDSLVDCSSMYLPAEDSLSGLYSCYDDSSSPDGASSWSMAMTRATRASKNIIMERDRRRRLNEKLYNLRGVVPNITKMDKASIIQDAIAYIEALQEQERQLLAEISDLEPDNCTAAVKAENVASVGSQAEEEGVGLPRRKKMRRTSSASSINDAITSPATYAVEILELEVTNVAEKLSVVSLRHGKPRDAMVKVCGALQSLCLKVITASVTTVAGSMVHTMFVETEGVDGAQTIKEMIKFALHHLK; this is encoded by the exons ATGGAGGCCGACATGGACATGAGCTTCGATTTCTCTTGGGAGACGCCTAACTTCTTCGAGGCCCAGGTACTGGAGCTCGGCGTCATCGACAG CCTTGTTGATTGTTCTAGTATGTACTTGCCGGCTGAGGACTCGCTGTCCGGTCTGTACTCGTGCTACGACGACTCGAGCTCGCCGGACGGCGCCAGCTCGTGGTCGATGGCCATGACGAGGGCAACCcgcgcgagcaagaacataatcaTGGAGAGGGACCGTCGCAGGAGGCTCAACGAGAAGCTTTACAACCTCCGCGGCGTCGTTCCAAACATCACCAAG ATGGACAAGGCGTCCATCATCCAGGACGCCATCGCGTACATCGAGGCGCTGCAGGAGCAGGAGCGGCAGCTTCTAGCCGAGATATCCGACCTCGAACCAGACAACTGCACCGCTGCGGTCAAGGCGGAGAACGTCGCCTCCGTCGGGAGCCAggcggaggaagaaggcgtgggcctGCCACGGCGGAAGAAGATGAGGAGGACTAGCTCCGCCTCCTCCATCAACGACGCCATCACTTCCCCTGCCACGTATGCGGTCGAAATCCTCGAG CTGGAGGTGACGAATGTAGCGGAGAAGCTGTCGGTGGTGAGCCTGAGGCACGGCAAGCCGCGGGACGCCATGGTCAAGGTGTGCGGGGCGCTGCAGTCGCTCTGTCTCAAGGTCATCACGGCGAGCGTCACCACCGTGGCCGGCAGCATGGTCCACACCATGTTCGTCGAG
- the LOC119367786 gene encoding transcription factor bHLH35-like isoform X2: protein MEADMDMSFDFSWETPNFFEAQVLELGVIDSMYLPAEDSLSGLYSCYDDSSSPDGASSWSMAMTRATRASKNIIMERDRRRRLNEKLYNLRGVVPNITKMDKASIIQDAIAYIEALQEQERQLLAEISDLEPDNCTAAVKAENVASVGSQAEEEGVGLPRRKKMRRTSSASSINDAITSPATYAVEILELEVTNVAEKLSVVSLRHGKPRDAMVKVCGALQSLCLKVITASVTTVAGSMVHTMFVETEGVDGAQTIKEMIKFALHHLK from the exons ATGGAGGCCGACATGGACATGAGCTTCGATTTCTCTTGGGAGACGCCTAACTTCTTCGAGGCCCAGGTACTGGAGCTCGGCGTCATCGACAG TATGTACTTGCCGGCTGAGGACTCGCTGTCCGGTCTGTACTCGTGCTACGACGACTCGAGCTCGCCGGACGGCGCCAGCTCGTGGTCGATGGCCATGACGAGGGCAACCcgcgcgagcaagaacataatcaTGGAGAGGGACCGTCGCAGGAGGCTCAACGAGAAGCTTTACAACCTCCGCGGCGTCGTTCCAAACATCACCAAG ATGGACAAGGCGTCCATCATCCAGGACGCCATCGCGTACATCGAGGCGCTGCAGGAGCAGGAGCGGCAGCTTCTAGCCGAGATATCCGACCTCGAACCAGACAACTGCACCGCTGCGGTCAAGGCGGAGAACGTCGCCTCCGTCGGGAGCCAggcggaggaagaaggcgtgggcctGCCACGGCGGAAGAAGATGAGGAGGACTAGCTCCGCCTCCTCCATCAACGACGCCATCACTTCCCCTGCCACGTATGCGGTCGAAATCCTCGAG CTGGAGGTGACGAATGTAGCGGAGAAGCTGTCGGTGGTGAGCCTGAGGCACGGCAAGCCGCGGGACGCCATGGTCAAGGTGTGCGGGGCGCTGCAGTCGCTCTGTCTCAAGGTCATCACGGCGAGCGTCACCACCGTGGCCGGCAGCATGGTCCACACCATGTTCGTCGAG